The Salvia splendens isolate huo1 chromosome 21, SspV2, whole genome shotgun sequence genome includes a window with the following:
- the LOC121783526 gene encoding callose synthase 12-like, which produces MNQSGEEEDVYNIIPVHNLLADHPSLRFPEVRAAAAALRSVGDLRKPPFAPWKPHYDLLDWLAAFFGFQASSMKNQREHLVLHLSNAQMRLSPPADDVDALDPTVIRRFRRSLLKNYSNWCSYLNVKSSVWLTESHSRHGESDHRRELLYVSLYLLIWGESANLRFVPECICFIFHNMAMEMNKILEDYIDDNTGMPYLPSVSGENAYLNKIVKPIYDTINDEVENSKNGTAPHSAWRNYDDINEYFWSKRCFEKLKWPMDLGSNFLVTGHKGRKVGKTGFVEQRSFWNLFRSFDKLWIMLFLFLQAAIIVAWEGREDPWQSLRTTEVQGRCLTVFITWSALRFLQSLLDIGMQYSLVSRETKSLMVRMILKTVVAAGWIVVFGVFYWRILDQKDRDLNWDSGATRRRMVNFLEVVVAFLAPELLAVALFVLPWIRNFLENTNWKIFYMLTWWFQSSTFVGRGLSEGLVDNIKYSIFWIVVLSTKFVFSYFMQIKPMIAPTKALLGLKNVTYEWHEFFGHSNQFAVGLLWLPVILIYLMDIQIWYSIYSSFVGATVGLFDHLGEIRNMQQLRLRFQFFASALQFNLMPKEQLLNARGNIKNKIKDAIHRLKLRYGLGRPFKKLESNHVEAYKFALIWNEVIKTFREEDIVSDREVELLELLQNDGNDPISNWEIRVIQWPCVLLCNELLLALSQAKELIDAPDRWLWYKICKSEYRRCAVIEAYDSLKHILPAIVKYDSEERSIIRTYFQEIDQIVQRGKFTKTHNLTALPKIYEKLVRLLDLVVKVDLNADKVVNALQALYEVAIRDFLKDPRNSDQLIADGLAPQKAVSGEALLFQSAVELPSSSNEAFYRRVRRLHTILTSRDSMLKVPENLEARRRIAFFSNSLFMNMPHAPQVDKMRAFSVLTPYYNEEVLFSKEQLRTENEDGISTLYYMQTIYARDWRNFIERMRREGMKSERELWTTRLRDLRLWASYRGQTLTRTVRGMMYYYRALELLAFLDSASEVDMREGSPRLSSMRRNDEADCLLELSPTSRTLSRASSSVSLLYKGHERGAALMKFTYVVACQIYGSQKAKKDPRAEEILYLMKINEALRVSYVDEVQSGKDEKEYYSVLVKYDQKLQKEVEIYRVKLPGPVKLGEGKPENQNHAIIFTRGDAIQTIDMNQDNYFEEALKMRNLLEEFKSFYGIRKPTILGVREHIFTGSVSSLALFMSAQETSFVTLGQRVLANPLKVRMHYGHPDVFDRFWFLTRGGISKASRVINISEDIFAGFNCTLRGGNVTHHEYIQVGKGRDVGLNQISMFEAKVASGNGEQILSRDVYRLGHRLDFFRMLSFFYTTVGFFFNTMMILLTVYAFLWGRLYMALSGVEGAALSNVNDNRALGTILNQQLIIQLGLFTALPMVVENSLEHGFLNSIWDFLTMQLHLSSVFYTFSMGTRGHYFGRTVLHGGAKYRATGRGFVVQHKSFAENYRLYARSHFVKAIELGLILTVYACYSPVAKDTLVYIALTISSWFLVVSWIMGPFIFNPLGFDWLKTVYDFDDFMNWVWFKGGVFAKSEQSWEKWWYEEQDHLRTTGLWGKMLETILNLRFFFFQYGIVYHLGIAAGSKSVAVYLLSWIYVFVAFGFYLVIAYAREKYAAKEHIYYRLVQFLVIIFGIVVIVALLQFTDFKLVDFFTSLLAFVPTGWGFICIAQVFRHFLQKTMVWEIVMCVARMYDIMFGVIVMAPVALLSWLPGFQNMQTRILFNQAFSRGLHISQILAGKKPKAEE; this is translated from the coding sequence ATGAATCAAAGCGGAGAGGAAGAAGACGTTTACAACATCATCCCCGTCCACAATCTCCTCGCCGATCACCCCTCCCTCCGATTCCCCGAGgtgcgcgccgccgccgccgccctccGCTCCGTCGGGGACCTCCGCAAGCCTCCTTTCGCGCCATGGAAGCCTCATTACGACCTCCTCGATTGGCTAGCCGCATTCTTCGGCTTCCAGGCCTCCAGCATGAAGAACCAGAGGGAACACCTCGTCCTACACCTCTCCAACGCGCAGATGCGCCTCTCGCCGCCGGCTGACGACGTCGACGCACTCGACCCGACCGTCATCCGCCGCTTCCGCCGCTCGCTCCTGAAGAATTACTCGAATTGGTGCTCGTACCTCAACGTCAAGTCGAGCGTCTGGCTCACCGAATCGCACTCGCGCCACGGGGAGTCGGATCACCGGCGGGAGCTGCTGTACGTGTCGCTTTATCTCCTGATTTGGGGTGAGTCGGCTAACTTGCGCTTTGTTCCTGAATgtatttgctttatttttcaCAACATGGCGATGGAAATGAATAAGATATTGGAGGATTATATCGATGACAACACGGGGATGCCGTATTTGCCCTCTGTATCTGGGGAGAATGcttatttgaataaaattgtGAAGCCAATTTATGATACAATTAATGACGAGGTGGAAAATAGTAAGAATGGGACGGCGCCGCATTCTGCGTGGCGGAATTATGACGATATAAACGAGTACTTTTGGAGTAAGAGGTGTTTTGAGAAGCTGAAATGGCCGATGGATCTCGGGAGTAATTTCTTGGTGACGGGACACAAGGGACGGAAGGTTGGGAAGACTGGGTTTGTGGAGCAGAGGTCATTTTGGAACTTGTTTAGGAGCTTTGATAAGTTGTGGATTATGCTGTTTTTGTTTCTTCAGGCGGCAATTATTGTTGCTTGGGAGGGGAGGGAGGACCCGTGGCAGTCGTTGAGAACTACCGAAGTTCAGGGTAGGTGCTTGACCGTGTTTATAACATGGAGTGCTCTGAGGTTCTTACAGTCTCTGTTGGATATCGGAATGCAGTACAGCTTGGTTTCAAGGGAGACTAAGTCTTTAATGGTGAGAATGATTTTGAAAACTGTGGTTGCGGCTGGGTGGATTGTTGTGTTTGGGGTATTTTACTGGAGGATTTTGGATCAGAAAGATCGTGATCTTAACTGGGATAGTGGCGCGACAAGGAGGAGAATGGTTAATTTTCTTGAGGTTGTGGTGGCTTTTCTTGCTCCAGAGCTGTTGGCTGTGGCTTTATTTGTGCTACCATGGATTAGGAATTTTTTGGAGAACACAAACTGGAAGATATTTTATATGCTGACGTGGTGGTTCCAGAGCAGCACTTTTGTGGGTCGAGGACTGAGTGAAGGTCTTGTTGACAACATTAAGTACAGCATTTTCTGGATCGTTGTGCTTTCCACAAAGTTTGTTTTTAGTTACTTCATGCAGATTAAACCCATGATTGCTCCAACAAAGGCTTTGCTGGGTCTCAAAAATGTTACTTATGAGTGGCATGAGTTCTTTGGCCACAGTAATCAGTTTGCAGTTGGGCTGTTGTGGCTTCCAGTTATTCTGATTTACCTAATGGATATCCAGATTTGGTACTCAATATACTCTTCATTTGTTGGTGCTACAGTTGGGTTGTTTGATCACTTGGGTGAAATTCGGAATATGCAGCAGTTGAGGTTGAGATTTCAGTTCTTTGCTAGTGCTCTCCAGTTTAATCTTATGCCTAAGGAGCAGCTCTTGAATGCAAGAGGTAATATTAAGAACAAGATCAAGGATGCCATTCATCGATTGAAGCTGAGATATGGACTGGGCCGGCCATTTAAGAAACTTGAATCCAACCATGTCGAGGCCTACAAATTTGCATTAATATGGAATGAGGTAATCAAAACATTCAGAGAGGAAGACATCGTCTCTGACCGTGAGGTTGAGCTTTTGGAGCTGCTTCAAAATGACGGGAATGATCCTATAAGTAACTGGGAAATTAGGGTGATTCAGTGGCCATGCGTGCTCCTGTGTAATGAGCTGCTTTTGGCTCTGAGCCAGGCAAAAGAGTTAATAGATGCTCCTGACAGGTGGCTTTGGTATAAGATCTGCAAGTCTGAGTATCGACGTTGTGCAGTTATTGAAGCATACGACAGCTTGAAGCATATTTTGCCAGCAATTGTGAAGTATGATTCTGAGGAGCGCTCCATAATCAGAACTTATTTCcaagaaattgatcaaattGTTCAGAGGGGAAAATTCACAAAAACCCATAACCTGACTGCCCTCCCCAAGATCTATGAAAAGTTGGTCCGTCTTCTTGATCTTGTCGTCAAGGTTGATTTAAATGCTGATAAGGTGGTGAATGCTCTTCAGGCCCTTTACGAGGTGGCTATCAGAGATTTCCTGAAAGATCCAAGAAACAGTGACCAGCTGATTGCTGATGGTCTGGCTCCTCAAAAGGCAGTTTCTGGTGAAGCATTGCTTTTTCAGAGTGCTGTTGAGTTGCCTAGTTCAAGTAATGAAGCTTTCTATCGCCGGGTTCGGCGGTTGCATACCATTCTCACCTCTCGTGACTCAATGCTAAAGGTTCCAGAAAATCTTGAGGCAAGACGTAGGATTGCCTTCTTTAGTAATTCCTTGTTCATGAACATGCCTCATGCTCCTCAAGTTGACAAAATGAGAGCCTTCAGTGTTCTAACCCCATATTACAATGAAGAGGTACTATTCAGCAAGGAACAGCTACGAACTGAGAATGAAGATGGGATTTCAACCCTTTACTACATGCAAACCATTTATGCCCGTGACTGGAGGAACTTCATTGAGAGGATGCGTAGAGAAGGGATGAAAAGTGAAAGAGAACTGTGGACAACTAGGCTGAGAGATCTTCGATTATGGGCATCATACAGAGGTCAGACACTTACCCGCACAGTGAGGGGAATGATGTATTACTACCGTGCCCTTGAGTTGCTGGCTTTTCTGGATTCTGCTTCTGAGGTGGACATGAGAGAAGGATCTCCACGTCTGAGTTCCATGAGGCGTAATGATGAAGCAGACTGTTTGTTAGAGCTGTCACCCACTTCAAGAACATTGAGCAGAGCCAGTAGTTCAGTCAGTCTTCTTTATAAAGGGCATGAGCGTGGAGCAGCTTTAATGAAATTTACTTACGTAGTTGCATGCCAGATTTATGGTTCTCAAAAGGCGAAGAAAGATCCCCGGGCTGAGGAGATACTTTATTTGATGAAAATTAATGAAGCTCTTCGTGTTTCCTATGTTGATGAGGTACAGTCAGGGAAGGATGAGAAAGAGTATTACTCTGTCCTGGTTAAATATGACCAAAAGTTGCAGAAAGAAGTTGAGATATATCGGGTCAAGCTGCCTGGTCCGGTGAAGCTTGGCGAAGGGAAACCAGAGAATCAGAATCACGCGATTATATTCACCAGGGGAGATGCAATTCAAACCATTGACATGAACCAGGATAACTACTTTGAGGAAGCTCTAAAGATGCGGAATCTCTTGGAGGAATTCAAGTCTTTCTATGGTATCAGAAAACCTACCATCCTAGGAGTTCGGGAGCACATTTTTACAGGTTCTGTATCATCACTTGCTTTGTTCATGTCTGCTCAGGAGACGAGCTTTGTCACCTTGGGGCAGCGTGTTTTAGCAAATCCATTGAAAGTTCGAATGCATTATGGGCATCCTGATGTGTTCGACAGGTTTTGGTTTCTAACTCGGGGAGGCATAAGCAAGGCTTCCAGAGTAATCAACATCAGTGAGGATATTTTTGCTGGATTCAATTGCACACTGAGAGGTGGAAATGTTACCCATCATGAATACATCCAAGTTGGAAAGGGTAGGGATGTTGGGCTGAATCAAATCTCTATGTTTGAAGCCAAGGTTGCCAGTGGGAATGGTGAACAGATACTAAGTCGAGATGTTTATAGGTTGGGTCATCGTCTGGACTTCTTCCGAATGCTTTCATTCTTTTATACAACTGTTGGCTTTTTCTTCAATACCATGATGATTCTCCTCACCGTGTATGCATTTTTGTGGGGTCGGCTGTATATGGCATTAAGTGGGGTTGAAGGTGCTGCCTTGTCAAATGTCAATGATAATCGAGCACTTGGTACAATCTTGAACCAGCAGCTCATCATCCAACTTGGTCTCTTTACTGCCTTGCCAATGGTTGTGGAGAACTCCCTTGAGCATGGATTTCTGAACTCTATCTGGGATTTTCTAACAATGCAGCTCCATCTTTCTTCAGTGTTTTATACATTTTCCATGGGGACTCGTGGTCATTACTTTGGCAGAACAGTTCTACATGGTGGTGCAAAATACCGTGCAACCGGCCGTGGTTTTGTGGTGCAGCATAAGAGCTTTGCTGAGAACTATAGATTATATGCTCGTAGCCATTTTGTTAAGGCTATTGAACTTGGATTAATACTTACTGTTTATGCTTGTTACAGCCCAGTAGCTAAAGATACTTTGGTGTACATAGCATTGACTATTAGCAGTTGGTTTTTAGTGGTTTCGTGGATTATGGGTCCCTTCATTTTTAACCCTTTGGGCTTTGATTGGTTAAAAACTGTGTACGACTTTGATGACTTCATGAATTGGGTATGGTTCAAGGGTGGTGTGTTTGCAAAATCTGAACAGAGCTGGGAAAAGTGGTGGTACGAAGAGCAAGATCATTTAAGGACGACTGGGCTTTGGGGGAAAATGCTGGAGACCATTTTGAACCTCCGTTTCTTCTTTTTCCAGTATGGTATCGTGTATCACTTAGGCATTGCTGCTGGTAGCAAGAGCGTTGCTGTTTACTTGCTCTCATGGATATATGTGTTCGTGgcttttgggttttatttggTAATAGCTTATGCTCGGGAGAAATATGCAGCAAAGGAGCACATTTACTACCGTTTGGTTCAGTTCCTTGTGATCATCTTTGGAATAGTTGTTATAGTTGCCTTGCTTCAGTTTACCGACTTCAAATTAGTGGATTTCTTCACCAGCTTATTGGCTTTTGTTCCTACGGGCTGGGGATTCATATGTATTGCACAGGTCTTTCGCCACTTTCTGCAGAAAACAATGGTTTGGGAGATTGTCATGTGTGTAGCTCGAATGTATGACATCATGTTTGGGGTTATTGTCATGGCCCCCGTCGCCCTTCTGTCATGGCTGCCTGGATTCCAGAATATGCAGACTAGGATTCTGTTCAACCAAGCTTTCAGTCGCGGGTTACACATATCCCAAATTCTGGCTGGAAAGAAACCCAAGGCTGAGGAGTGA